Proteins encoded within one genomic window of Ranitomeya variabilis isolate aRanVar5 chromosome 4, aRanVar5.hap1, whole genome shotgun sequence:
- the LOC143767973 gene encoding uncharacterized protein LOC143767973 isoform X5 gives MWSAALRVEVSTISDPLSEDLLYKRIFLIYPSKMDMDRYKMAERILHLTLEILFRLTGEDYTVVKKTSSECCQDPVSEGWGRLLSPITGPPPHPLIHEDINDQKILELAYKMIELLTEEVPIRCQDVAVYFSMAEWEYLAGHKDVYKDIMMEFPQPLTSPVLSSRRTTPERCPRPLLPQDYKQEDPNVPQDHQGEDLTHTNTTETYVRGDERCKEEIPTYDYPDDCTRRSEGQLTSSVFKSDNLEIPQDTIEVNAITPDIPSSLHSKDLSSDLLKQVHFNCKIQKLKIKARK, from the exons gtctctacaatatcagatcctctcagtgaagatcttctatataagagaattttcctgatttacccatcaaagatggatatggacagatacaagatggcggagaggatattacacctcactctagagatcctcttccggcttactggagag gattacactgtagtgaagaagacctctagtgagtgctgtcaggaccctgtgtctgagggatggggaagactcctgagcccaatcacggggcctccacctcaccccctgatccatgaggacatcaatgaccagaagatcctagaactcgcctacaagatgattgagctgctgactgaagag gttcctataaggtgtcaggatgtcgccgtctatttctccatggcggagtgggagtatttagcaggacacaaagatgtgtacaaggacatcatgatggagtttccccagcccctcacatcaccag ttctatccagtaggaggacaacaccagagaggtgtccccgtcctcttcttccacaggactataagcaagaagatcccaatgttcctcaggatcatcag ggtgaagatctgacccatactaatactacagagacatatgtgaggggtgatgagcggtgtaaagaggagattccaacatatgactacccag ATGACTGCACCAGGCGATCCGAGgggcagctgacatcttcagtttttaaatcagataatcttgagatcccacaggatacaattgaagtgaatgccattactccagatataccatcatcccttcacagcaaagatctatcgTCTGATCttctgaaacag gtacacttcaactgtaagataCAGAAGCTAAAAATAAAAGCCAggaaataa
- the LOC143767973 gene encoding uncharacterized protein LOC143767973 isoform X2, translating into MWSAALRVEVSTISDPLSEDLLYKRIFLIYPSKMDMDRYKMAERILHLTLEILFRLTGEDYTVVKKTSSECCQDPVSEGWGRLLSPITGPPPHPLIHEDINDQKILELAYKMIELLTEEVPIRCQDVAVYFSMAEWEYLAGHKDVYKDIMMEFPQPLTSPVLSSRRTTPERCPRPLLPQDYKQEDPNVPQDHQVDGEKGEDLTHTNTTETYVRGDERCKEEIPTYDYPDDCTRRSEGQLTSSVFKSDNLEIPQDTIEVNAITPDIPSSLHSKDLSSDLLKQVHFNCKIQKLKIKARK; encoded by the exons gtctctacaatatcagatcctctcagtgaagatcttctatataagagaattttcctgatttacccatcaaagatggatatggacagatacaagatggcggagaggatattacacctcactctagagatcctcttccggcttactggagag gattacactgtagtgaagaagacctctagtgagtgctgtcaggaccctgtgtctgagggatggggaagactcctgagcccaatcacggggcctccacctcaccccctgatccatgaggacatcaatgaccagaagatcctagaactcgcctacaagatgattgagctgctgactgaagag gttcctataaggtgtcaggatgtcgccgtctatttctccatggcggagtgggagtatttagcaggacacaaagatgtgtacaaggacatcatgatggagtttccccagcccctcacatcaccag ttctatccagtaggaggacaacaccagagaggtgtccccgtcctcttcttccacaggactataagcaagaagatcccaatgttcctcaggatcatcaggtagatggagagaag ggtgaagatctgacccatactaatactacagagacatatgtgaggggtgatgagcggtgtaaagaggagattccaacatatgactacccag ATGACTGCACCAGGCGATCCGAGgggcagctgacatcttcagtttttaaatcagataatcttgagatcccacaggatacaattgaagtgaatgccattactccagatataccatcatcccttcacagcaaagatctatcgTCTGATCttctgaaacag gtacacttcaactgtaagataCAGAAGCTAAAAATAAAAGCCAggaaataa